One Saccharomyces kudriavzevii IFO 1802 strain IFO1802 genome assembly, chromosome: 4 genomic region harbors:
- the CIN10 gene encoding Cin10p (similar to Saccharomyces cerevisiae YDR387C; ancestral locus Anc_5.469), protein MSTGESEDVYSDLYSVVSQVTSNTAHDIEQLPYALTFKTSLIFVGATVGGLLFGYDTGVISGVLLSLKPQDLSLTVITDVQKELITSSTSVGSFFGSMLAYPLADRYGRRITLAICCSIFILSAIGMAAARTLTFLICGRLLVGVAVGVSAQCVPLFLSEISPSKIRGFMLTLNIIAITGGQLISYIIASLIKDIDNSWRYLFAFSAVPAILFISMLDFIPESPRWSISKGDILYARNSLKMLYPTASTYHVNSKIKQLIIELDKLRMYEDGSEPLLAQAQSLVRYMNTSTSGTVSPPIAKRLSSTADRNSNTVSSSSAFLSVLKSPALNGATTSGKKKRHRMEPRTIRALVVGCVLMFFQQVTGFNAFMYYAAIIFSRFDIKNPLLPPILIASTNFIFTFFAMYTMDSLGRRAILLRTIWIMTVGLLLCSIGFGHNQVSLLLISVVIYVAAYASAMGSVPWTCVEFLPLNRRSFGASCIACTNWLTNALVSMTYLSAINTIGDENTMLIFAFFTVCAWFFVYFWYPEVKGLSLEEVGNVFDNGIDVHYVFRTYH, encoded by the coding sequence ATGTCTACAGGTGAAAGTGAAGACGTTTATTCAGACCTCTACTCCGTCGTATCTCAGGTAACTTCTAATACAGCCCACGATATTGAGCAACTTCCATATGCTTTAACGTTTAAAACATCTTTGATCTTCGTCGGTGCTACTGTTGGAGGGTTATTGTTCGGCTATGATACAGGCGTTATATCAGGTGTTCTGCTTTCTTTAAAGCCGCAAGATCTTTCTTTGACAGTTATAACCGACgttcaaaaagaattaatAACCTCCAGTACAAGTGTTGGTTCCTTTTTCGGATCTATGCTGGCATATCCGCTAGCAGATAGATatggaagaagaattaCCCTCGCAATCTGCTGCTCAATCTTTATATTGTCTGCTATCGGAATGGCTGCTGCAAGAACATTGACATTTTTAATATGCGGTAGATTACTGGTTGGTGTCGCTGTTGGGGTGTCTGCGCAGTGCGTCCCGTTATTTTTAAGTGAGATTTCACCTTCAAAAATCAGAGGTTTTATGTTGACTTTGAACATTATTGCCATCACTGGTGGTCAATTGATTTCATATATAATCGCATCTCTTATCAAAGACATTGATAATTCATGGAGATACTTGTTTGCATTTTCAGCTGTTCCTGCcattttattcatttccATGTTGGATTTTATTCCTGAATCACCAAGATGGTCTATTTCTAAGGGAGATATTCTCTACGCCAggaattctttgaaaatgttatATCCTACTGCATCTACATATCACGTCAATAGTAAAATTAAGCAGTTAATTATTGAACTTGATAAGTTACGAATGTATGAGGATGGGAGTGAGCCCTTACTTGCGCAGGCTCAATCGCTTGTTAGGTACATGAATACCTCTACTTCAGGGACTGTTAGCCCACCTATTGCCAAGAGGCTTTCTTCAACTGCGGACAGAAACAGTAACACAGTGTCTTCCTCGTCAGCATTTTTATCAGTATTAAAAAGCCCAGCTTTAAACGGAGCCACGACATctggcaaaaaaaaaagacataGGATGGAACCACGCACGATAAGAGCACTAGTAGTTGGTTGTGTGTTGATGTTCTTTCAGCAGGTCACTGGTTTCAATGCGTTCATGTATTACGCGGCAATAATATTCTCTAGGTTCGATATAAAAAACCCTCTATTGCCCCCAATTTTGATTGCTTCAACAAACTTCATATTCACCTTTTTTGCTATGTATACCATGGACTCCTTGGGGAGAAGAGCTATTCTATTAAGAACAATCTGGATCATGACTGTCGGGTTGCTTCTTTGTAGTATAGGCTTTGGTCATAATCAAGTTAGTTTACTTTTGATCTCTGTTGTAATTTACGTCGCGGCATACGCTTCTGCAATGGGCAGTGTTCCATGGACCTGCGTGgaatttcttcctttgaaCAGGAGATCATTTGGTGCATCTTGTATAGCATGCACAAATTGGCTGACCAATGCACTTGTTTCGATGACGTATTTGAGCGCTATCAACACGATTGGTGATGAAAATACAATGCtgatttttgcttttttcacTGTTTGTGCTTGGTTTTTCGTCTACTTTTGGTATCCAGAAGTCAAAGGTTTGTCATTGGAGGAAGTCGGAAACGTTTTTGACAATGGAATTGATGTGCATTATGTCTTTCGTACCTATCATTAA
- the RVS167 gene encoding amphiphysin (similar to Saccharomyces cerevisiae RVS167 (YDR388W); ancestral locus Anc_5.470): MSFKGFTKAVTRAPQSFRQKFKMGEQTEDPVYEDAERRFQELEQETKKLSEESKRYSTAVNGMLTHQIGFARSMEEIFKPISGKMSDPNATIPEDNPEGIEASEQYRGIVAELQETLKPDLALVEEKIVTPCQELLKIITYIRKMATKRNHKKLDLDRHLNTYNKHEKKKEPTAKDEERLYKAQAQVEVAQQEYDYYNELLKTQLPVLFSLEAEFVKPLFVSFYFMQLNIFYTLYNKLQDMKIPYFDLNSDIVESFIAKRGNVEEQTDSLTITHFKIGYSKAKLEMTKRKYGAGAAEDSPVSGESSGTGYGAVSPTSTGYGYGAAAPGYVAQPTAQYGVAAAAAVPGTYPQYGAVQSPPVTGLVPQEQQLQQQGPPPAYSNPLTSPVVGTPAAAAAGVPGVETVSALYDYQAQAAGDLSFPAGAVIEIVQRTPDANEWWTGRYNGQQGVFPGNYVQLNKN; this comes from the coding sequence ATGAGTTTCAAAGGGTTTACTAAAGCTGTCACCAGGGCCCCCCAGTCCTTCCgccaaaaattcaagatggGCGAGCAGACTGAGGATCCTGTTTATGAGGATGCAGAACGTCGTTTCCAAGAATTGGAGCAAGAGACTAAGAAATTGAGCGAGGaatcaaaaagatattCGACTGCGGTGAACGGAATGCTAACACATCAAATCGGGTTTGCCAGATCCATGGAGGAGATTTTCAAACCAATTAGTGGTAAAATGAGTGATCCTAATGCTACGATACCGGAGGACAACCCAGAAGGTATTGAAGCAAGTGAACAGTATAGAGGAATTGTTGCAGAGTTGCAGGAAACATTGAAGCCAGATTTGGCTTTGgtggaagaaaagattgTTACGCCGTGTCAggaattgttgaaaattatTACTTATATTCGTAAAATGGCCACCAAGAGAAACCATAAGAAATTAGATCTGGACAGACACCTAAACACTTATAACAAACacgaaaagaagaaggagcCAACTGCGAAAGATGAAGAGAGGTTGTATAAGGCACAGGCTCAAGTGGAAGTTGCTCAACAAGAATATGATTACTATAACGAACTGCTAAAGACTCAATTGCCAGTCTTGTTTAGCTTGGAGGCAGAATTTGTGAAGCCATTGTTTGTTTCTTTCTACTTCATGcaattgaacatattttACACGTTGTACAACAAGCTTCAAGACATGAAAATTCCATATTTTGACCTAAACAGTGACATTGTGGAATCGTTCATCGCCAAGAGAGGTAACGTGGAGGAACAAACAGATTCTTTGACCATTACCCATTTCAAGATCGGTTACTCTAAGGCTAAACTAGAGAtgaccaaaagaaaatacggTGCAGGGGCTGCCGAAGACTCACCAGTGAGTGGGGAATCAAGCGGCACCGGATATGGTGCAGTTTCTCCCACCTCTACGGGATATGGTTATGGTGCCGCAGCACCAGGATATGTAGCTCAACCCACCGCACAATACGGTGTCGCTGCAGCTGCGGCTGTCCCAGGCACCTACCCGCAATACGGTGCTGTACAATCGCCACCAGTCACTGGATTGGTGCCCCAAGAGCAACAACTACAGCAACAGGGTCCTCCACCAGCCTATTCAAATCCTCTAACATCGCCTGTCGTCGGTACTCCAGCTGCGGCCGCAGCTGGAGTACCCGGCGTAGAAACCGTTTCTGCGTTGTACGATTATCAAGCCCAAGCTGCAGGTGACTTATCCTTCCCTGCCGGCGCAGTTATAGAAATCGTTCAGCGTACTCCAGATGCAAATGAATGGTGGACTGGAAGGTACAATGGCCAGCAAGGTGTTTTCCCCGGAAACTACGTCCAGCTCAACAAGAACTAG